One Terriglobia bacterium DNA segment encodes these proteins:
- a CDS encoding ABC transporter ATP-binding protein, with protein sequence MICTEDLWKTYDMGSEQVHALRGVDLKIERNEYVAIMGPSGSGKSTLMNLIGCLDTPTQGKYWLNGSLVSDMDDDELARIRNKEIGFVFQTFNLLARATALHNVELPLIYNGTPSHERIERAKQALRLVDLEDRMMHKPNELSGGQRQRVAVARALVNSPSIILADEPTGNLDSKTGNEIMALFDRLHQQGNTIVLVTHEHDIAEYAHRIIHIKDGKIAGDERKK encoded by the coding sequence ATGATCTGCACCGAAGACCTCTGGAAGACGTACGACATGGGCTCGGAGCAGGTGCACGCGCTGCGCGGCGTGGACCTGAAGATCGAACGCAACGAGTACGTCGCCATCATGGGGCCATCGGGATCCGGCAAGTCGACGCTGATGAACCTGATCGGCTGCCTGGACACGCCCACCCAGGGCAAGTACTGGCTGAACGGCAGCCTGGTCAGCGACATGGATGACGACGAGCTGGCCCGCATCCGCAACAAGGAGATCGGATTCGTCTTCCAGACCTTCAACCTGCTGGCGCGGGCCACGGCGCTGCACAACGTGGAGCTGCCGCTGATCTACAACGGCACGCCGTCGCACGAGCGCATCGAGAGAGCGAAGCAGGCGCTGCGCCTAGTAGACCTGGAAGACCGCATGATGCACAAGCCGAACGAGCTCTCGGGGGGCCAGCGGCAGCGCGTGGCCGTCGCGCGGGCGCTGGTGAATAGTCCCTCCATCATCCTGGCCGACGAGCCGACCGGGAACTTGGACTCGAAGACCGGCAACGAGATCATGGCGCTGTTCGACCGCCTGCACCAGCAGGGCAACACCATCGTGCTGGTCACTCACGAACACGACATCGCCGAGTACGCGCACCGCATCATCCACATCAAGGACGGGAAGATCGCGGGGGACGAGAGGAAGAAGTAG
- a CDS encoding GWxTD domain-containing protein encodes MALAQDASKPPATSSSQGKAATSQSDQQVDPLKRPPTPEQKKQQEKKLKQELEGTYKKWLNQDVAWIITDEERTAFKQLSNDEERDQFIEQFWLRRDPTPDTVENEYKEEHYRRITYANEHFASGIPGWKSDRGRMYIMYGPADNIETHPSGGFYQRPMEEGGGSTSTFPFEVWTYRYLEGIGQNIEIEFVDPSMSGEYQMTLDRSKKDALLHVPNAGLTLYEQMGMANKADRFTGGGLESLGASPFNQNLQSKQFDRLETFAKLSRPPTVKFKDLEEVVTHKISVNLLPFEVRADFVKVTSDTVLVPITIQVKNKDVTFVNKDGVQRGVVNIFGRVTTLTGRIAQTFEDTVRVDVPAELLPKTIENSSVYWKALPLRPNLYRVDIVLKDVNGDRVGTWSRGIRVPDFGDDKLANSTLIVADQMEPVPSRNVGSGNFVIGTTRVRPRVDGADGKPATFKRIAGQKVNFWMQIYNLGIDEQKKKPSATIEYDIVNTSTKKEVVKQVESTETMGNVGDQITLLKSLPLDKVEPGLYQITIKVSDNVSKQTVTPTARFIVE; translated from the coding sequence ATGGCGCTGGCTCAGGACGCCTCGAAACCACCGGCAACCTCTTCATCCCAAGGCAAGGCCGCTACCTCCCAGTCCGATCAGCAGGTCGACCCGCTGAAGCGTCCTCCTACCCCCGAGCAGAAGAAGCAGCAGGAGAAAAAGCTCAAGCAGGAGCTCGAAGGCACTTACAAGAAATGGCTGAACCAGGACGTCGCCTGGATCATCACCGACGAGGAGCGCACCGCCTTCAAGCAACTCTCCAACGACGAGGAGCGGGACCAGTTCATCGAACAGTTCTGGCTCCGCCGCGATCCCACTCCGGACACCGTCGAGAACGAGTACAAGGAAGAACACTACCGCCGCATCACCTACGCCAACGAGCACTTTGCCTCGGGCATTCCCGGCTGGAAGTCCGACCGCGGCCGCATGTACATCATGTATGGCCCGGCCGACAACATCGAGACTCATCCCTCCGGCGGCTTCTACCAGCGCCCCATGGAAGAGGGTGGCGGCAGCACTTCGACCTTTCCGTTCGAGGTCTGGACCTATCGTTACCTGGAGGGCATCGGGCAGAACATCGAGATCGAATTCGTGGACCCGAGCATGAGCGGCGAGTACCAGATGACCCTCGACCGCTCCAAAAAGGACGCGCTCCTCCACGTCCCCAACGCCGGCCTGACCTTGTATGAACAGATGGGCATGGCAAACAAGGCCGATCGCTTCACCGGCGGCGGGCTGGAGAGCCTGGGCGCCTCGCCGTTCAACCAGAATCTGCAAAGCAAGCAGTTTGACCGCCTGGAGACATTCGCCAAGCTCAGCCGGCCGCCCACGGTCAAGTTCAAAGACCTGGAAGAGGTCGTCACTCACAAGATCAGCGTCAACCTGCTGCCCTTCGAAGTGCGCGCCGATTTCGTGAAGGTGACCTCCGACACCGTGCTGGTGCCGATCACTATCCAGGTGAAGAACAAGGACGTCACCTTCGTCAACAAAGACGGCGTGCAGCGCGGAGTGGTGAACATCTTCGGCCGGGTCACCACCCTCACGGGCCGCATCGCCCAGACCTTTGAGGACACGGTCCGCGTGGACGTGCCCGCCGAGCTGCTTCCCAAGACCATCGAGAATTCCTCGGTGTACTGGAAGGCGCTGCCGCTGCGTCCCAATCTCTACCGGGTGGACATCGTTCTGAAGGACGTCAACGGCGACCGCGTGGGTACGTGGAGCCGCGGCATCCGCGTCCCCGACTTCGGCGATGACAAGCTGGCCAACTCGACCCTCATCGTGGCCGATCAGATGGAGCCCGTGCCATCCCGCAACGTGGGCTCCGGCAACTTCGTGATCGGCACCACCAGGGTGCGCCCGCGCGTGGATGGCGCCGATGGCAAGCCCGCCACCTTCAAGCGGATCGCCGGCCAGAAGGTCAACTTCTGGATGCAGATCTATAATCTCGGCATCGACGAGCAGAAAAAGAAACCCTCGGCCACCATCGAGTACGACATTGTGAACACTTCGACCAAGAAAGAAGTGGTCAAGCAGGTCGAATCCACCGAAACCATGGGCAACGTCGGCGACCAGATCACCCTGCTTAAGAGCCTGCCCCTGGACAAAGTGGAGCCCGGTCTGTACCAGATCACCATCAAGGTGAGCGACAATGTCTCGAAGCAGACGGTCACTCCCACGGCCAGGTTCATTGTCGAGTAA
- a CDS encoding efflux RND transporter periplasmic adaptor subunit, producing the protein MKNWKKIAIIAGIVLLVLIVAGAIYSRTQAGVVTVQTGKVIHEDLASIVTASGEIKPLTYVNIGANAFGKITNLYVQEGERVKKGQMLAQIENVQPEANVAGMKAGLEATAGDATAADAAYNTAVADLARAKADAERAKLDYERADGLYKDRLIAKADYDLKKATWEMAASGLSQAQARIVQTKAQRDAAHVRISQARAQLTSASDVLSKTIYTAPYDGLITNLPVRQGETVVIGIQNAPGSTLMTLADTSVITAEVKVDETDIVNVKLNQPAEVTIDAMPGKTFKGHVTQIGDNAIVRSTGVATTQTTTGSQEAKDFKVVVTLDDPPPNLRPGLSTTAKITTATKSNVVVIPIQALTIRQKADLEAKDKRESVQAASPTPKKDKEEIQGVFVVRNKKAEFVKVDTGITGVTEIEVLNGLKDGDEIVTGSYKVLRTLKNGASVKVDNTVKAQEKES; encoded by the coding sequence ATGAAGAACTGGAAGAAGATCGCAATCATCGCCGGCATCGTCTTGCTGGTCCTGATCGTCGCCGGCGCCATCTACTCGCGAACCCAGGCGGGGGTGGTGACGGTACAGACGGGCAAGGTCATCCACGAGGACCTGGCCAGCATCGTGACGGCCTCGGGGGAGATCAAACCCCTGACCTACGTCAACATCGGCGCCAACGCCTTCGGCAAGATCACGAACCTCTATGTGCAGGAAGGCGAACGGGTCAAGAAGGGCCAGATGCTGGCGCAGATCGAGAACGTGCAGCCGGAGGCGAACGTCGCCGGCATGAAGGCAGGGCTGGAGGCGACGGCGGGGGACGCGACTGCGGCCGATGCGGCCTATAACACGGCAGTGGCCGACCTGGCCCGCGCCAAGGCCGATGCGGAGCGAGCCAAACTGGACTACGAGCGTGCCGACGGGCTGTACAAGGACCGGTTGATCGCCAAGGCGGACTACGACCTGAAGAAGGCAACGTGGGAGATGGCAGCGTCCGGACTTTCGCAGGCACAGGCGCGGATCGTGCAGACCAAAGCGCAGCGCGATGCGGCCCACGTGCGCATCAGCCAGGCACGGGCTCAGCTGACCTCGGCCTCCGACGTCCTGAGCAAGACCATCTACACCGCCCCCTACGACGGTCTCATCACCAACCTGCCGGTGCGCCAGGGCGAGACGGTCGTGATCGGCATCCAGAACGCGCCGGGCAGCACGCTGATGACGCTGGCGGACACGTCGGTGATCACAGCCGAAGTGAAAGTTGACGAAACCGACATCGTGAACGTGAAACTGAATCAGCCGGCAGAGGTGACGATCGACGCCATGCCGGGCAAGACGTTCAAGGGGCATGTGACCCAGATCGGCGACAATGCGATCGTGCGCTCCACCGGGGTGGCGACGACGCAGACCACGACCGGCAGCCAGGAGGCCAAAGACTTCAAGGTGGTGGTGACCCTGGATGATCCGCCCCCGAACCTGCGCCCCGGCCTGTCCACGACCGCCAAGATCACGACGGCGACGAAGTCAAATGTGGTGGTGATCCCCATCCAGGCGCTGACCATCCGGCAGAAGGCCGACCTCGAGGCCAAGGACAAGAGAGAATCGGTGCAGGCCGCCAGCCCGACGCCGAAGAAGGACAAGGAAGAGATCCAGGGCGTGTTCGTGGTGCGCAACAAGAAGGCCGAGTTCGTGAAGGTGGACACGGGCATCACGGGCGTGACCGAGATCGAGGTCCTGAACGGCCTGAAGGACGGCGACGAGATCGTCACCGGGAGTTACAAGGTGCTGCGCACGCTCAAGAACGGAGCGAGCGTCAAGGTGGACAACACCGTAAAGGCCCAGGAAAAAGAGTCGTAA
- a CDS encoding amidase — protein MIGEDVLYLTVAELGERIKTRKLSSTELTQAYLDRSAKLGAKLNSYATLTRDLALQQAQAADKEVAAGKYRGPLHGIPYAAKDLLAVKGYPTTWGAKPYANQKFDFDATIIEKLNQAGAVLLGKAAMIELAGGMGYRFASASLQGPAKNPWDETCWTCGSSSGSGGIVASAQAAFAIGTETWGSIVCPSAFCGVSGLRPTYGRVSRHGAMALAYSMDKIGPMCRAAQDCALVLAAIAGHDPLGPGSLPGPNEARFEFRATLDRKKPLRIGWLTNQWKKVSPGIESAVNAAKEVLAKNGPQFQDIALPEGPWEAAAGTIISVEGAAAFHDLIESGRVSELVDPAGKIGGYVSQQIPASDFIRSNRVRAICQKRMSEIFKKVDVLAAASLPATATNIEANLDEALDFSDPIGGIGNMCGLPAISVPCGFEGGKPVGIQFVGPVLGEHAVLAAATLFQRHSDWHRKRPPIG, from the coding sequence ATGATCGGCGAAGACGTCCTCTATCTTACCGTGGCCGAACTGGGGGAGCGCATCAAGACCCGCAAGCTGTCCTCCACCGAACTCACTCAGGCATATCTGGACCGCAGCGCCAAGCTCGGCGCCAAGCTGAACTCTTACGCCACACTCACCCGCGATCTCGCTCTCCAGCAGGCGCAGGCCGCCGACAAGGAGGTTGCGGCAGGGAAGTATCGCGGCCCGCTGCACGGCATCCCCTATGCCGCGAAGGATCTGCTGGCGGTGAAGGGCTATCCCACCACCTGGGGCGCCAAGCCCTACGCCAACCAGAAGTTCGACTTCGATGCCACCATCATCGAGAAGCTGAACCAGGCCGGCGCCGTCCTACTCGGCAAAGCTGCCATGATCGAATTGGCCGGCGGCATGGGATATCGCTTCGCCTCCGCCTCCCTGCAAGGCCCCGCCAAGAACCCCTGGGACGAAACCTGCTGGACCTGCGGTTCGTCCAGCGGCTCCGGCGGCATCGTCGCCTCGGCACAGGCGGCCTTCGCCATCGGCACCGAAACCTGGGGATCCATCGTCTGTCCCTCGGCCTTCTGCGGCGTCTCCGGACTGCGTCCAACCTATGGCCGCGTCTCGCGCCACGGCGCTATGGCCTTGGCATACTCCATGGACAAGATCGGCCCCATGTGCCGTGCGGCGCAGGATTGCGCGCTCGTGCTCGCCGCTATCGCCGGACACGATCCTCTCGGTCCCGGATCTCTGCCCGGACCGAACGAGGCGCGCTTCGAGTTTCGTGCGACCCTCGACCGCAAGAAACCGCTGCGCATCGGCTGGCTCACCAACCAGTGGAAGAAGGTGTCGCCCGGCATCGAATCGGCGGTGAACGCCGCGAAAGAGGTTCTCGCGAAGAATGGGCCGCAGTTTCAGGACATCGCTCTCCCCGAAGGCCCCTGGGAAGCTGCCGCCGGCACCATCATTTCCGTCGAAGGCGCTGCCGCTTTCCACGACCTCATCGAATCCGGGCGTGTCTCTGAGCTGGTCGACCCGGCAGGGAAGATCGGCGGCTACGTCTCCCAGCAGATCCCCGCTTCCGACTTCATCCGCTCCAATCGCGTCCGCGCCATTTGCCAGAAGAGGATGAGCGAGATTTTCAAGAAGGTGGACGTGCTCGCCGCCGCATCGCTGCCTGCCACCGCCACCAACATCGAGGCCAACCTGGACGAGGCCCTTGATTTTTCGGATCCCATTGGCGGCATCGGCAACATGTGCGGCCTGCCCGCGATCAGCGTCCCCTGCGGTTTCGAAGGCGGCAAACCCGTCGGCATCCAGTTCGTTGGCCCCGTACTTGGCGAACACGCAGTGCTCGCCGCCGCAACCCTCTTCCAGCGGCACAGCGATTGGCACCGCAAGAGACCGCCCATCGGCTGA
- a CDS encoding penicillin-binding protein — translation MKKILSIRVVLVLVAAMMWCAAALAASSTDSAANSKSRSSGSSTSSIAENPKASTKMTRLKHSRKSRRRRYYERFYTSSYVDDVTAGDVIAGEDPVVRQAATEALGNMNGTVVAIDPTSGRVLAMVNQKLALSEGAQPCSTIKLAVALAALSEHVIDKDTEIRLGRRVRMNLTEALAHSNNAYFENVGRRLGFDKVHHYAQLYGLGEMAGWNIEGEHLGVYPTEVLDARLGGVGKMCSYGDSISITPLQLGALVSAIANGGSLYYLQHPNSPAEVAGFQPKLKRQLDIAPLVPEIADGMAGAVEYGTARSVRYNFSEEEILGKTGTCSKDGTRFGWFASYSNTQHGRIVTVVFLQGGRPTYGPKAAEIAGRMYRNLYDHSFFTETKATSSNRTPAQSAGSTQ, via the coding sequence ATGAAAAAAATTCTATCGATTCGGGTCGTTCTGGTACTGGTCGCGGCGATGATGTGGTGCGCCGCCGCCCTTGCCGCGAGTTCCACCGACAGCGCCGCTAATTCGAAGTCCCGCTCTTCTGGTTCTTCTACCTCGTCCATCGCCGAGAATCCGAAGGCCAGCACGAAAATGACCCGGCTGAAGCACAGCCGCAAGAGCCGTCGGCGTCGCTACTACGAGCGCTTTTACACCAGCTCCTACGTCGACGACGTGACCGCGGGCGACGTCATCGCGGGCGAAGACCCGGTGGTGCGCCAGGCTGCGACCGAGGCCCTGGGCAACATGAATGGCACGGTTGTGGCCATCGACCCCACCAGCGGACGCGTTCTGGCCATGGTCAACCAGAAGCTGGCGCTCTCCGAAGGCGCCCAACCCTGCTCCACCATCAAGTTGGCCGTCGCCTTGGCCGCCCTGAGCGAGCACGTCATCGACAAGGACACCGAGATCCGCCTTGGCCGCCGCGTGCGCATGAATCTGACCGAGGCCCTCGCGCACTCCAACAACGCGTACTTTGAGAACGTAGGGCGCCGCCTTGGCTTCGACAAGGTGCACCACTACGCCCAGCTTTACGGCCTGGGCGAAATGGCTGGATGGAACATCGAGGGCGAACACCTTGGCGTCTATCCCACAGAAGTGCTCGACGCCAGGCTCGGCGGGGTGGGCAAGATGTGCTCCTACGGCGACAGCATCTCCATCACGCCGCTGCAACTGGGCGCGCTGGTTTCAGCCATCGCCAACGGCGGCTCGCTCTACTACCTCCAGCACCCGAACTCTCCCGCGGAGGTGGCTGGCTTCCAGCCCAAGCTGAAGCGGCAGCTCGACATCGCGCCGCTGGTTCCTGAGATCGCCGACGGCATGGCCGGCGCCGTCGAGTACGGCACCGCGCGCAGCGTCCGCTACAACTTCAGCGAGGAAGAGATCCTGGGCAAGACCGGCACCTGCTCCAAGGACGGCACACGCTTCGGCTGGTTCGCCAGCTACTCCAACACTCAGCACGGCCGCATCGTCACCGTGGTTTTCCTGCAAGGCGGGCGTCCCACCTACGGCCCCAAGGCCGCCGAGATCGCCGGCCGCATGTACCGCAATCTCTACGACCACAGCTTCTTCACCGAAACCAAGGCAACGTCCTCCAATCGCACTCCCGCGCAGTCGGCCGGCTCGACGCAATGA
- a CDS encoding cytochrome C: protein MSYRAVVVAFILFLPIVVSAQQPAAAKPSDCVTCHKGVTPNIVSDWELSKHSKGGITCDVCHGDQHHSAKDVDQVKIPTPDTCGACHDRQLAQFTKGKHSFAWAAMKAMPTIHYQPMALIEGMKGCGGCHKIGLKTDQEIKELRQTTGGFGVASCDSCHTRHTFSVAEAKQPEACQTCHMGFDHPQWEMYSSSKHGVRHTLIATKAIPETSAAPTCQTCHMQNGDHGVRTAWGFLAVRLPMPDDKQWAADRAVILQALGVLDPAGKPTARLDVVKAAEVARLDQNDWQQERDKALKTCNQCHSSNFAKQQLAKGDDMIREADHLLAEAIRAVAALYKDGVLKKPANYAYPFPDLLTFHDAPTVIEQKLFVMHLEHRMRAFQGTFHQSPDYALWYGWSEMRRDLTEIRDLAEQMRKGAVPAVRAPAPRAVKKPAVPPAPAKKPVAH from the coding sequence ATGAGCTACAGAGCGGTCGTCGTCGCATTCATCCTTTTTCTTCCGATCGTCGTTTCAGCCCAGCAGCCCGCCGCGGCGAAACCCTCCGATTGCGTGACCTGCCATAAGGGCGTCACGCCCAACATCGTTTCTGACTGGGAATTGTCGAAGCACAGCAAAGGCGGCATCACCTGCGACGTCTGTCACGGCGACCAGCACCACTCCGCCAAGGACGTTGACCAGGTCAAGATCCCCACCCCCGATACCTGCGGCGCCTGCCACGATCGCCAGCTCGCGCAGTTCACCAAGGGCAAGCACTCCTTTGCCTGGGCCGCGATGAAAGCCATGCCCACCATCCATTATCAGCCCATGGCGCTCATCGAGGGCATGAAGGGCTGCGGCGGCTGTCACAAGATCGGCCTCAAGACTGACCAGGAGATCAAGGAGCTTCGCCAGACGACGGGCGGCTTTGGCGTCGCCTCCTGCGACTCCTGCCACACGCGCCACACTTTCTCCGTCGCCGAGGCCAAGCAGCCCGAGGCCTGCCAGACCTGCCACATGGGCTTCGACCACCCGCAGTGGGAGATGTACTCCTCGTCCAAGCACGGCGTGCGCCATACGCTGATCGCGACCAAGGCCATCCCCGAAACCTCGGCCGCACCCACCTGCCAGACCTGCCACATGCAGAACGGCGACCACGGTGTGCGCACCGCTTGGGGCTTCCTCGCCGTCCGCCTGCCCATGCCCGATGACAAGCAGTGGGCCGCCGACCGCGCCGTCATCCTCCAGGCACTGGGTGTGCTCGATCCTGCTGGCAAACCCACCGCCCGGCTCGACGTAGTGAAGGCCGCCGAAGTGGCACGTCTCGACCAGAACGACTGGCAGCAGGAGCGCGACAAGGCGCTCAAGACCTGTAACCAGTGCCACTCTTCGAACTTCGCCAAACAACAGTTGGCCAAGGGCGACGACATGATCCGGGAAGCCGACCACCTTTTGGCCGAAGCCATCCGGGCGGTCGCGGCGCTCTACAAGGACGGCGTGCTCAAGAAGCCGGCCAATTACGCCTACCCATTCCCCGACCTGCTGACCTTCCACGACGCCCCCACCGTGATCGAGCAGAAGCTCTTCGTCATGCACCTGGAACATCGCATGCGAGCCTTCCAGGGCACCTTCCACCAAAGTCCGGACTACGCTCTCTGGTACGGCTGGAGCGAGATGCGCCGCGACCTCACCGAGATCAGGGATCTGGCCGAGCAGATGCGCAAGGGCGCTGTCCCGGCGGTGCGGGCGCCCGCCCCGCGCGCGGTGAAAAAGCCGGCCGTACCACCTGCGCCGGCCAAGAAGCCCGTTGCGCACTAG
- a CDS encoding carboxypeptidase-like regulatory domain-containing protein, with amino-acid sequence MARKLGLVALLLAISLPACAGGKPATISGFVRTSTGSPQMGAAVEIAAGPSARVVFTDAKGHFSAADLAPGTYDVRVTAPAFLPSMRENVSVAPGAHLIINLTLNTLFEAAQFLPARPRVSEDDDDWKWTLRSSANRPILRVLDDGPPVLVSEQKSDDRRLKGQVVFLAGSEAEGFGAAPAMGTAFSVQQSIFSSGTLSFDGNLGYGNGPAGVVRAAYSHRFSNGLHPEFALTVRRFGSPGNTIADGALEALALSATDGITLADVVELNYGGELQTVQFGQRVSGFRPFGSVAVHVTSGTIVQYRYATSEPDMRGAKGFDTAPADLSESGPRMSLAESQPALERAHHHELSLSHRLAGNNFQVALYSDQISNAALVGVGDVTAASSDFLPDVYSGTFTYNGGTLSTNGVRVVYSRKLAQELTATVDYAFGGVVALDRSAADWESVQASLHNERRHAFTGKIAGGIPRYKTRWIASYKWTSGGALTPVDLFNASPGQADPYLNVFLRQPLPTSSFLPGRMEAIVDLRNLLAQGYIPVLAQDGQTVYLVQSARSIRGGLSFTF; translated from the coding sequence ATGGCTCGCAAGCTCGGACTCGTCGCATTGCTCTTGGCGATCTCCTTGCCTGCGTGTGCCGGCGGCAAGCCCGCCACGATCTCCGGCTTCGTGCGCACCTCCACCGGCTCGCCCCAGATGGGCGCCGCCGTCGAGATCGCGGCCGGTCCATCCGCCCGGGTCGTCTTCACTGACGCGAAGGGACATTTCTCCGCCGCCGACCTTGCGCCCGGCACCTATGACGTGCGCGTCACCGCGCCCGCATTCCTGCCCTCCATGCGCGAGAATGTGAGCGTCGCTCCCGGCGCCCACCTCATCATCAACCTCACGCTCAACACGTTGTTCGAGGCGGCCCAGTTCCTGCCCGCCCGGCCTCGTGTCTCCGAGGACGACGACGACTGGAAGTGGACCCTGCGTTCATCCGCCAACCGGCCCATCCTGCGCGTGCTGGACGACGGACCGCCCGTGCTGGTCAGCGAGCAGAAGAGCGACGACCGCCGTCTCAAGGGCCAGGTCGTCTTTCTCGCCGGGTCGGAGGCGGAAGGCTTCGGCGCCGCTCCCGCCATGGGCACCGCTTTTAGCGTCCAGCAGTCGATCTTTTCTTCCGGCACACTCTCCTTCGACGGCAACCTGGGATACGGCAACGGCCCCGCTGGCGTGGTGCGCGCCGCATACAGCCACCGTTTCTCCAACGGCTTGCACCCCGAGTTCGCCCTTACCGTCCGTCGCTTCGGCTCCCCCGGCAACACCATCGCGGACGGCGCCCTCGAGGCCCTGGCGCTCAGCGCCACCGACGGCATCACTCTGGCAGACGTCGTAGAGCTGAACTATGGCGGCGAACTCCAGACTGTCCAGTTCGGGCAACGCGTCTCCGGCTTCCGACCCTTCGGCTCCGTGGCCGTCCATGTGACGTCCGGCACCATCGTGCAGTACCGCTACGCCACTTCGGAGCCGGATATGCGCGGGGCCAAGGGATTCGACACCGCGCCCGCCGACCTCAGCGAGTCCGGGCCGCGCATGTCGCTGGCCGAGTCGCAGCCCGCGCTGGAGCGCGCTCACCACCACGAGCTATCGCTCTCGCATCGGCTCGCTGGCAACAACTTCCAGGTCGCGTTGTACTCCGACCAGATCAGCAACGCCGCGCTGGTGGGCGTGGGGGACGTGACCGCGGCGTCTAGCGACTTTCTGCCCGACGTCTACTCCGGCACCTTCACCTACAACGGCGGCACGCTCTCTACCAACGGCGTCCGCGTGGTGTACTCGCGCAAACTGGCCCAGGAGCTCACTGCGACCGTGGACTACGCCTTCGGCGGCGTGGTCGCCCTCGACCGCTCCGCCGCCGATTGGGAGAGCGTCCAGGCATCGCTGCACAACGAGCGCCGTCATGCTTTCACCGGCAAGATCGCCGGCGGCATCCCCCGCTACAAGACGCGCTGGATCGCCTCCTACAAGTGGACCAGCGGCGGAGCGCTCACTCCGGTGGATCTGTTCAATGCTTCGCCCGGTCAGGCCGACCCCTACCTGAACGTGTTCCTGCGCCAACCGCTTCCCACCTCCTCATTCCTGCCGGGACGCATGGAAGCGATCGTTGACCTCCGCAATCTCCTGGCGCAGGGCTACATCCCCGTCCTCGCCCAGGACGGCCAGACGGTGTACCTCGTCCAGTCCGCCCGCTCTATCCGCGGCGGCCTGTCCTTCACCTTCTAG